In Methylotenera mobilis JLW8, the following are encoded in one genomic region:
- the hisF gene encoding imidazole glycerol phosphate synthase subunit HisF, protein MGLAKRIIPCLDVTNGRVVKGVNFLELRDAGDPVEIARRYDEQGADELTFLDITASSDNRGLILHIIEEVASQVFIPLTVGGGVREVEDVRRLLNAGADKVSINTTAVLNPKVVQDAAAKFGSQCIVVAIDAKKVDNQPFEWEVFTHGGRKATGLDAVKWAEYMVSLGAGELLVTSMDRDGTKIGFNNPLNKAISNAVEVPIIASGGVGNLQHLVDGVKEGGADAVLAASIFHYGEYTVKQAKDYMAQHGIEIRR, encoded by the coding sequence ATGGGATTAGCCAAACGTATTATTCCTTGCTTGGATGTCACCAATGGCCGTGTGGTCAAGGGGGTTAATTTCCTAGAGCTCCGAGATGCTGGTGACCCGGTAGAGATCGCTAGGCGCTACGATGAGCAGGGTGCTGATGAGCTGACTTTTTTAGATATCACTGCAAGCTCGGATAACCGCGGCCTGATTCTGCATATCATTGAAGAAGTGGCAAGCCAGGTGTTTATCCCACTCACAGTTGGTGGTGGTGTGCGCGAGGTAGAAGATGTACGTCGTCTGCTCAATGCAGGCGCAGATAAGGTGAGTATTAACACCACAGCGGTGCTTAATCCTAAAGTGGTACAGGACGCTGCTGCCAAGTTTGGCTCACAATGTATTGTAGTTGCGATCGATGCGAAGAAAGTAGATAACCAACCATTCGAGTGGGAAGTGTTTACCCACGGTGGCCGCAAGGCAACCGGTTTGGATGCCGTAAAGTGGGCGGAGTATATGGTAAGCCTTGGCGCCGGTGAGTTATTGGTTACTAGTATGGACCGTGATGGCACCAAAATTGGTTTTAATAATCCGCTGAATAAAGCCATTAGCAATGCGGTGGAAGTGCCAATCATCGCCTCTGGCGGTGTGGGTAATTTACAGCATTTGGTGGATGGCGTAAAAGAAGGTGGCGCGGATGCGGTGCTAGCGGCAAGTATTTTCCACTATGGTGAATACACGGTTAAGCAGGCTAAAGACTATATGGCGCAGCACGGTATTGAGATTAGACGCTAG
- the hisA gene encoding 1-(5-phosphoribosyl)-5-[(5-phosphoribosylamino)methylideneamino]imidazole-4-carboxamide isomerase, whose amino-acid sequence MLIIPAIDLKDGHCVRLKQGLMEESTVFSEDPGAMARHWVDRGGKRLHLVDLNGAFAGKPVNEGAIKSIVSAVGGEIPIQLGGGIRDLETIERYLDSGIDYVIIGTAAVKTPGFLHEACYAFPGQIMVGLDAKDGKVAIDGWSKLTGHDVIDLAKKFEDYGVESIVYTDIGRDGMLTGVNIEATVALAQALTIPVIASGGVTNLDDVKKLCAVANEGIIGTITGRAIYEGTLDFAAAQKLADELSA is encoded by the coding sequence ATGTTAATTATCCCAGCAATTGATTTAAAAGATGGTCACTGCGTCAGACTTAAACAAGGTTTGATGGAAGAGTCGACCGTGTTCTCAGAAGACCCAGGTGCAATGGCTAGACATTGGGTTGATCGTGGCGGCAAGCGTCTGCATTTAGTAGACCTGAACGGCGCTTTTGCAGGTAAGCCTGTGAACGAGGGCGCAATTAAGTCTATCGTAAGTGCTGTTGGCGGGGAGATCCCAATCCAGTTGGGTGGCGGCATTCGTGACTTAGAGACCATTGAGCGTTATTTGGATAGCGGTATTGATTATGTGATTATCGGTACGGCTGCGGTTAAAACTCCAGGCTTCTTGCATGAGGCTTGCTATGCTTTCCCTGGGCAGATTATGGTTGGCCTAGACGCTAAAGACGGCAAAGTAGCGATTGATGGCTGGTCCAAGCTAACTGGCCATGATGTGATTGATTTGGCGAAGAAATTTGAGGACTACGGCGTAGAGTCTATTGTTTATACGGACATTGGCCGTGACGGTATGCTCACCGGTGTGAATATCGAAGCCACAGTAGCGTTGGCGCAAGCATTGACCATTCCGGTAATTGCTTCTGGCGGCGTGACGAATTTAGACGATGTTAAGAAGCTGTGTGCAGTGGCCAATGAAGGCATTATCGGCACAATTACCGGCCGCGCAATTTATGAAGGTACTTTAGACTTTGCGGCAGCACAAAAGCTTGCCGATGAGTTAAGTGCATAA
- a CDS encoding phosphoribosyl-ATP diphosphatase has product MSDVLTRLSELLEQRKSADPASSYVAKLYAKGMDSILKKVGEEATETVIAAKGGNKEEIIYETADLWFHTMIMLAKADLKPDDVLAELARREGLSGIVEKANRSK; this is encoded by the coding sequence ATGAGTGATGTGTTAACCCGACTTTCAGAGTTACTGGAGCAGCGTAAATCTGCCGATCCTGCCTCGTCTTATGTAGCGAAGCTATATGCTAAAGGTATGGACAGCATTCTAAAAAAAGTGGGTGAAGAAGCGACTGAAACGGTGATTGCTGCCAAAGGCGGCAACAAAGAAGAAATCATCTACGAAACTGCAGACTTGTGGTTCCACACCATGATTATGCTAGCAAAGGCTGACTTAAAGCCTGATGATGTATTGGCTGAGCTAGCCAGGCGCGAGGGCCTGTCCGGCATTGTAGAAAAAGCTAATCGCAGCAAGTAA
- the hisB gene encoding imidazoleglycerol-phosphate dehydratase HisB, with product MRNAKITRNTLETQITVSINLDGTGISQFNTGLGFLDHMLDQIARHGMMDIEVNAKGDLHIDAHHTVEDIGITLGQAFAQAVGDKKGIRRYGHAYVPLDEALSRVVLDISGRPGLEFGCTFTRAAIGNFDVDLIHEFFQGFVNHANVTLHIDNLKGHNAHHQAETIFKAFGRALRVAVELDARMAGIMPSTKGSL from the coding sequence ATGCGTAACGCCAAAATTACTAGAAACACCCTAGAAACTCAAATTACCGTGAGCATCAATTTGGATGGTACCGGTATCTCTCAATTTAACACGGGTTTAGGCTTCCTGGATCACATGTTAGACCAGATTGCGCGTCATGGCATGATGGACATTGAAGTGAATGCCAAGGGTGATTTGCATATTGATGCCCATCACACGGTTGAGGATATCGGCATTACGTTAGGCCAGGCTTTTGCGCAGGCTGTGGGTGATAAAAAAGGGATACGCCGTTACGGCCACGCCTATGTGCCGTTAGATGAAGCACTGTCAAGAGTGGTGCTGGATATTTCCGGACGCCCGGGGTTGGAGTTCGGCTGTACTTTCACACGCGCAGCGATTGGTAACTTTGATGTGGATTTAATCCATGAATTTTTCCAAGGCTTCGTGAATCATGCCAATGTCACTTTGCATATTGATAACTTAAAAGGTCATAATGCGCACCATCAGGCAGAAACCATATTTAAAGCCTTTGGGCGTGCGCTGCGTGTAGCCGTAGAGTTAGACGCGCGCATGGCGGGAATTATGCCATCCACCAAAGGTAGCTTATAA
- the hisH gene encoding imidazole glycerol phosphate synthase subunit HisH — MSTIDIAVVDYGMGNLRSVSKALEHVATTKNVVVTSKPEDVAKASRVVFPGQGAMPDCIRELDARGLRGAVLEAAQNKPFLGICIGLQMLFEQSEEGNAAGLGLFKGGVKRFAHADMVDSQGEKLKVPHMGWNQVYQCQHAEAKAHALWQGIEDGARFYYVHSYYVQPADESIIEGYSDYPKRFTCAIAKDNLFAVQFHPEKSANAGLQLLSNFVNWSPS, encoded by the coding sequence ATGAGCACAATTGATATTGCAGTGGTTGATTATGGCATGGGCAACTTACGCTCTGTGTCTAAAGCATTGGAGCACGTTGCTACTACCAAAAATGTAGTAGTGACCAGTAAGCCTGAAGACGTAGCAAAAGCATCACGTGTTGTCTTTCCTGGGCAAGGTGCTATGCCGGATTGCATCCGTGAGTTGGATGCACGCGGTTTGCGCGGAGCGGTACTGGAAGCTGCACAAAATAAACCGTTCTTGGGTATTTGTATTGGTTTACAAATGCTGTTTGAGCAATCAGAAGAAGGTAATGCTGCCGGCTTGGGATTGTTTAAAGGTGGTGTGAAGCGATTCGCGCATGCTGATATGGTCGATAGCCAAGGCGAAAAACTGAAAGTGCCGCATATGGGCTGGAATCAGGTATACCAGTGTCAGCATGCAGAAGCTAAGGCCCACGCGCTCTGGCAAGGCATAGAAGATGGTGCCAGATTTTATTATGTGCACAGCTATTATGTGCAGCCTGCTGATGAGTCGATCATCGAAGGCTATAGCGATTACCCTAAGCGTTTTACCTGTGCAATCGCTAAAGATAATTTGTTCGCAGTACAGTTTCACCCAGAAAAAAGTGCAAATGCCGGCTTGCAGTTGTTGAGCAATTTCGTCAATTGGTCACCTAGCTAA
- a CDS encoding Do family serine endopeptidase: MNDSLHKRLWLIFAQAATICMALIFALRIFYPNFFSFREQALVVKQAEPGSISSPIYSYSSAVKKAMPAVVNIFTSKKPRSNPHQDLLDDPAFRHFFGDQLEEPEPQAQPENSLGSGVIVSNQGLILTNNHVIATADSIEVALSDGRKMSATVVGTDPDTDLALIKVEANDLPAITFASSDALSVGDVVLAIGNPFGVGQTVTQGIVSALGRSHLGINIYENFIQTDASINPGNSGGALINTEGNLVGINSAIYSRSGGSMGIGFAIPTTLARQVMEQIAAQGNVTRGWIGIEAQDITPELAESFRLNKAQGALIAGVLKHSPADRAGLRSGDILVAIEGKPVTDSGSMLNLIAALKPNQKATMQIVRDGNITNVAIIIGKRPKPVAAPE, encoded by the coding sequence ATGAATGATTCTCTACATAAAAGATTATGGCTAATTTTTGCGCAGGCAGCCACCATCTGCATGGCATTAATATTTGCCTTACGCATTTTTTACCCAAACTTCTTTAGCTTCAGAGAGCAGGCCCTAGTAGTTAAACAGGCCGAACCAGGCAGCATTAGCAGCCCAATTTATTCATATAGCAGCGCCGTGAAAAAAGCGATGCCGGCCGTGGTGAACATATTCACCAGCAAAAAGCCGCGTAGTAACCCACATCAAGACCTATTGGATGACCCTGCGTTTCGCCACTTCTTTGGCGATCAGCTAGAGGAACCAGAACCACAGGCTCAGCCGGAAAACAGCCTAGGCTCTGGCGTAATCGTGAGCAACCAAGGCTTAATTCTCACCAACAACCATGTGATTGCTACCGCTGACTCTATTGAAGTCGCATTATCTGACGGCAGAAAAATGTCTGCAACTGTAGTAGGCACCGACCCGGACACTGACTTGGCACTAATTAAAGTTGAAGCCAATGACTTACCCGCGATTACTTTCGCTAGCTCAGACGCACTGAGCGTAGGTGACGTAGTCCTCGCCATCGGCAACCCATTCGGCGTTGGTCAAACCGTGACACAAGGCATCGTCAGCGCACTGGGCCGCAGCCACTTGGGCATTAATATCTATGAAAACTTTATCCAGACTGATGCCTCTATCAACCCAGGCAACTCTGGCGGCGCATTAATCAATACAGAAGGCAACCTAGTGGGCATCAACAGCGCCATCTACTCACGTAGCGGCGGCTCTATGGGCATAGGCTTTGCCATCCCTACCACGCTAGCGCGCCAAGTAATGGAGCAAATTGCGGCACAGGGCAATGTGACGCGTGGCTGGATCGGTATAGAAGCGCAAGACATTACACCAGAGCTGGCAGAGTCATTTAGACTAAATAAAGCACAAGGCGCGTTAATTGCTGGCGTACTAAAACACAGTCCAGCAGACCGTGCGGGTTTACGTTCTGGAGATATTTTGGTGGCAATCGAAGGTAAACCAGTGACTGACAGCGGCAGCATGCTTAATTTAATTGCAGCATTAAAACCCAATCAAAAAGCTACAATGCAGATTGTACGTGATGGCAATATCACCAATGTGGCAATCATTATTGGCAAGCGCCCTAAACCAGTGGCGGCGCCAGAGTAG
- the hisI gene encoding phosphoribosyl-AMP cyclohydrolase has translation MNWLDEVTWDANGLVPVIAQEHDTGRVLMFAWMNREALQLSSETNQAVYWSRSRNKLWRKGEESGHVQKIHEIRLDCDEDVILLKVEQVGGIACHTGRHNCFFKTLKDGNWLIDQPVIKNPDEIYKHE, from the coding sequence ATGAATTGGTTAGATGAAGTGACTTGGGATGCCAATGGTCTTGTTCCCGTTATCGCCCAAGAGCATGACACTGGACGTGTGCTGATGTTTGCCTGGATGAATCGCGAAGCCTTGCAGTTGAGTAGCGAAACCAATCAGGCGGTTTATTGGTCGAGGTCACGCAATAAGTTGTGGCGTAAAGGCGAAGAGTCTGGCCATGTGCAGAAAATACATGAGATTCGTCTGGATTGCGATGAAGACGTGATTTTGCTTAAGGTAGAACAAGTTGGCGGCATTGCATGTCATACCGGTAGGCATAATTGCTTCTTTAAGACCTTAAAGGATGGTAACTGGTTGATTGATCAGCCTGTGATTAAAAATCCGGATGAAATTTATAAGCATGAGTAA
- the tatC gene encoding twin-arginine translocase subunit TatC, with translation MTPTENFISHLIELRNRLLRIVAGFILVFIALFPFANEIYALLAAPLLSKLPAGGQMIATAVTTPFFVPMKVAMMAAFLLSLPHTLYQIWSFVAPGLYAHEKKFMIPIILASSFLFLSGMAFAYFLVFPVIFGFIVGTAPAGVAVMTDIGNYLDFIITLFCAFGLAFEVPIAVVMAARFGWVSISALKEARGYVVVGAFVIAAVVTPPDVISQFMLAMPMWLLYELGIVVARFTAAKEDESEPTILPPA, from the coding sequence GTGACTCCTACAGAAAACTTTATCTCTCACTTAATTGAATTAAGAAACCGTTTACTACGCATTGTAGCTGGCTTTATTTTGGTTTTTATTGCGCTGTTTCCATTCGCCAATGAAATCTACGCTTTGCTCGCGGCGCCTCTGCTAAGCAAGTTGCCGGCAGGTGGGCAGATGATTGCCACAGCAGTGACCACACCGTTCTTCGTGCCGATGAAAGTTGCCATGATGGCCGCCTTCTTGCTCTCATTGCCACATACTTTGTACCAGATATGGTCTTTTGTGGCACCAGGCCTGTATGCGCATGAGAAGAAGTTTATGATTCCTATTATTCTTGCCAGCAGCTTTTTGTTTCTGTCCGGTATGGCGTTTGCTTACTTTTTGGTTTTCCCTGTGATTTTTGGTTTTATCGTAGGTACTGCGCCGGCAGGGGTTGCCGTGATGACCGATATAGGTAACTACCTGGATTTCATCATCACGCTGTTCTGTGCGTTTGGCTTGGCATTTGAAGTGCCGATTGCCGTAGTGATGGCAGCGCGTTTTGGCTGGGTTTCCATCAGCGCGTTAAAGGAGGCCAGAGGTTACGTGGTGGTGGGCGCGTTTGTGATTGCTGCTGTGGTCACGCCACCGGATGTGATTTCGCAATTTATGCTGGCCATGCCGATGTGGCTGCTATACGAGCTTGGTATTGTGGTGGCAAGGTTCACTGCAGCCAAGGAGGACGAAAGCGAACCTACGATTCTGCCGCCGGCATAG
- a CDS encoding Nif3-like dinuclear metal center hexameric protein, with protein MVKINELNHYTQQLMQVARFKDYCPNGLQVEGRAEINKIVTGVTASMALLEAAQQAGADLILVHHGYFWRNEAPELVGVKQKRIKFLLQYEINLMAYHLPLDVHAEFGNNVQLGRLLGFEAQNYVGADDLIAYAELDEGLPLSAIAALLEQRLGRSVLTIGDAAQVIKRVAWCTGAAQGYIDQAVAQGVDLYISGEISEQTVHQALETGVAYISAGHHATERYGVQALGKHLAEKFNLEHEFIDIHNPV; from the coding sequence ATGGTAAAAATCAATGAGTTAAATCATTATACCCAACAACTGATGCAAGTAGCGCGTTTCAAAGATTACTGCCCGAATGGCCTGCAGGTAGAGGGGCGTGCTGAAATTAACAAGATAGTCACTGGGGTGACGGCAAGTATGGCGTTGCTGGAGGCTGCACAGCAGGCAGGGGCTGATTTAATCCTAGTGCATCATGGCTATTTTTGGCGCAATGAGGCACCGGAGTTAGTGGGTGTTAAGCAAAAGCGTATTAAATTCTTGCTGCAGTATGAGATTAATTTGATGGCATACCATTTGCCGTTAGATGTGCATGCTGAGTTTGGTAACAATGTGCAGCTCGGTCGGCTGTTGGGCTTTGAAGCACAAAACTATGTTGGGGCTGACGATTTAATTGCCTATGCCGAGCTGGATGAGGGCCTACCTTTGTCTGCGATTGCGGCTTTGCTCGAGCAGCGTTTGGGGCGTTCAGTGTTGACGATTGGCGACGCGGCGCAAGTAATCAAGAGGGTGGCCTGGTGCACAGGGGCGGCACAAGGTTATATAGATCAAGCCGTTGCACAGGGGGTTGATCTCTATATTAGCGGCGAGATATCTGAGCAAACGGTACATCAGGCGCTTGAAACCGGCGTGGCCTATATATCAGCAGGCCATCATGCAACGGAGCGTTATGGGGTGCAGGCGCTGGGTAAGCATCTGGCAGAAAAGTTTAATTTGGAGCATGAGTTTATTGATATACATAATCCAGTTTAA
- a CDS encoding histidine triad nucleotide-binding protein — MSADCIFCKIVQGDIPSKKIYEDDDVIAFHDIHPITKVHFLLVPKLHVESLASCGSQHQALLGKMLLLAPELAKQQGLSGFRTMINTGREGGQEVFHMHVHVFGGGSTLPKT; from the coding sequence ATGAGTGCAGATTGTATTTTTTGTAAGATTGTTCAGGGTGATATCCCTTCCAAGAAAATCTATGAGGATGATGATGTCATTGCCTTTCATGACATACACCCCATTACTAAAGTACATTTCCTGTTAGTACCTAAGTTGCATGTAGAGAGCTTGGCTAGTTGCGGCTCGCAACATCAGGCATTATTGGGTAAGATGTTGTTACTGGCGCCTGAGTTGGCCAAACAGCAAGGGCTGTCTGGTTTCCGCACCATGATTAATACTGGGCGTGAAGGTGGGCAAGAAGTATTTCATATGCACGTGCATGTGTTTGGAGGCGGTAGTACACTGCCTAAAACATAG
- the tatB gene encoding Sec-independent protein translocase protein TatB, with protein sequence MFDIAFSELVVIAIVALIVIGPEKLPKVARTIGTMVGRMQRYMAQIKEEVNRESRFAELQKLQQEIQQATESAQASLKSGVDYISEAVDIPETVDQPHQNSHQQSGDSAKLATKPQEHSSTSVKD encoded by the coding sequence ATGTTTGATATTGCATTTTCTGAGTTGGTTGTCATTGCGATTGTTGCGCTGATTGTGATTGGCCCTGAAAAACTGCCTAAAGTAGCGCGCACCATTGGTACCATGGTAGGGCGTATGCAACGCTATATGGCGCAGATTAAAGAGGAGGTGAATCGTGAATCACGCTTTGCCGAATTGCAAAAGCTGCAGCAAGAAATCCAGCAGGCGACAGAAAGTGCGCAGGCTAGTTTAAAAAGCGGTGTTGACTATATCTCCGAAGCGGTTGATATCCCAGAAACGGTTGATCAGCCCCATCAAAACTCTCATCAGCAGAGCGGTGATAGCGCAAAACTTGCGACTAAACCGCAAGAACATTCCTCTACCTCCGTTAAAGACTAG